A region of Rhizorhabdus wittichii RW1 DNA encodes the following proteins:
- a CDS encoding transcriptional regulator, LysR family (PFAM: regulatory protein, LysR; LysR, substrate-binding), producing the protein MRRWETYEAFIAVVECGSFTAAAERLRLSKSAISRSVSSLEARLGSQLLFRTTRRLAPTDLGRSVYRRCVELFDMLAEIDAEAMEHDASLRGKLRIVASDSFGECYIAPLAAEMMRLHEQLEIEFLVTDRTIDIVADGYDMAIRYNAQVDSSLKVQKLYELPHICAASPEYLLRAGTPFTLADLTRHNCLVSTFEACHAWRFGMGRTQKTPNLSGNWCSNNGPALLTAALNGIGIVWLPELYLRPYIKAGALIELLGEHRSDPMPVWAVYPARRQAAKVRAFIDYVKSRLPAAEGMTPEPHLAGIVRPPVLVA; encoded by the coding sequence ATGCGACGTTGGGAAACCTATGAAGCCTTCATCGCCGTGGTCGAGTGCGGCAGCTTCACCGCGGCGGCCGAAAGACTCCGATTGTCGAAGTCGGCGATCAGCCGATCGGTCAGCTCGCTCGAGGCCCGGCTGGGCAGCCAGCTCCTCTTCCGCACCACGCGCCGGCTGGCGCCGACCGACCTGGGCCGATCGGTCTATCGCCGCTGCGTCGAGCTGTTCGACATGCTGGCCGAGATCGACGCCGAGGCGATGGAGCATGACGCGTCGCTGCGCGGCAAGCTGCGCATCGTCGCGTCGGACAGCTTCGGCGAATGCTATATCGCGCCGCTGGCCGCGGAGATGATGCGGCTGCACGAGCAACTGGAGATCGAGTTCCTCGTCACCGACCGGACGATCGACATCGTCGCCGACGGCTATGACATGGCGATCCGCTACAATGCGCAGGTCGATTCCAGCCTGAAGGTGCAGAAGCTGTACGAGCTGCCGCACATCTGCGCCGCCTCCCCGGAGTATCTGCTGCGCGCGGGCACGCCTTTCACCCTCGCGGACCTGACGCGGCACAACTGCCTGGTGTCGACCTTCGAGGCCTGCCACGCCTGGCGCTTCGGAATGGGCCGGACGCAGAAGACGCCCAATCTGTCCGGCAACTGGTGCAGCAACAACGGCCCGGCCCTGCTGACCGCCGCGCTGAACGGCATCGGGATCGTGTGGCTGCCCGAACTCTATCTGCGGCCCTATATAAAGGCCGGCGCGCTGATCGAGTTGCTGGGCGAGCATCGTTCGGACCCGATGCCGGTATGGGCGGTCTATCCGGCCCGGCGACAGGCGGCGAAGGTCCGCGCCTTCATCGACTATGTGAAGTCCCGGCTGCCGGCGGCGGAAGGCATGACCCCGGAACCGCACCTCGCCGGGATCGTGCGTCCGCCCGTATTGGTGGCCTGA